Genomic segment of Limnothrix sp. FACHB-406:
CTCAACCACGCCCCAGCGGCGGAACCAACCCTTTCCCCAGAGGTGCGGGATTGGATTACGTCAGAAACTCAGACCCTGGCGGCGGCTTGGCAAGATTGGTATGCCCAGCGGGATGATCTGGATCGTGCCCGGGCCGAATGGCGGGCCCAACAAACGGCGCTCGAACTTCATCAACAGCAGCTTTCGGCCGTTGAAGGGCAACTGGCCACCCAACGCAGCTTGCAGACCCTGTTGGAGCAAGCGGCCAATGGGGATGGCCACAGCGATGCAGCCCAGCGGGTCGATCGAGCAGCCTTGGAAGCCATGCCGATCGGGGAGTTGCAAGAGCTGACGGCCCAGTTGCAGCGGGACTTGGAAAAGCTATCGCGGCTGGTGAGTGACGAGGAAGAGGAACTGAGTGCCAAGCGCCAGGCGATCGAGGAACTGCAAGGCCAAATCAACAGTGCCAATGAGTACGATCGCATTCAGCTAGAGGCAAACCTGGCCGATGAGCGCGACGGTTGCCAGATGCTGGAAGAAACCCTGGTGGGGCAACGGCGCAACCTGCAAGAGCGGGAAGAGGTGCTCCATGCCCACAAAACGGTGCTGAACAAGCGCCAGGGGCTGACTGCTCCCCGGACGGAGGGCGGCGTGGATCTGTCGCCGTTGCTCGATCGGGTGACGCAAGATCTGCAAGCCCTGGAGGAATTGCAAGCCCAATTGCGCGATCGGATTTCCACATTGGAATCCACCGTGCAAGAGGCGGAAATGACCGTGAACCAGCGCCATGGGGACGTGCAGGCCCAATTGCAAATCCTGCAAGATCGGGAACGTGAATTGCAAAGTAAGCAAATTGAGGCCATCACCCAGGGCAGCCAAGGGGGCGACACTCTGACTCAGCCCATGTCTGAGCAGGTTTCCGGCCTGCGGCAACACCTGGAAGCCCTATTGACCAACCTCACCCAGGCAACGGACACCACCCAAGCCCAGCAGGCAACGATCGGGCAAATGCAGCAAATTGTTGCGTCCCTCAGCAAGTAGCTTTCAGTGAGTAGCTTTCAGGCAACGACGCTTTAAGCAAACGGCATGGTTGCTCCGTCCTGGGCCGCTTGGGCGATCGCCTGCCATTCCTGAAGGCCTTGGCGGGCGGTGACGGTTGCCTGCTGGGCCGCCGCCTGATCAATCCAGGCCGCGAGTCGATCGGCTCCCTGTTGGGGGTCGATTTGCCGCAGTGCCGCCAACACTTGCAAGGCCAGGGTCGGGGACTGGTCGGGCCGATCGCACAACCGGGGCAGCAGTCGATCGAACGCGGCTGCCACTCGCAAATTACCTAGGGCTTCAATTAAGGCCCCCTGAACTGCCCCGTCGGTGAAGGGAGCCAGGGGCCGATCGAGCCAATCGAGCAGCAGATGAGCCACCCGGCGTTGATAGGTTTGATCGGAACTGTGATGCTGGGCGATCGCCACAATCCCCCCCAACAACAGCTCTGTTTCACCTTGGGGCAACCGCTCTCCCAAGGCCGCCAAGGCCGAGGGCAATCCCATTTGGGCCAACAGTCGCACCACCAACGCTGGTGGTAACTGTCGCCGCTCCCAGGCCGCCACCAAAGCGGCCCGCGCTGATTCATGGCCCCAGTGGCTGAGGGCCAAGGCGGCCGCCTCCGCCACCGAGGCCGCCGGATCGCTCAACAGTTGGGTGAGGGTTTGGGCGATGGTTTCTTGGGCCACTGGGCTGTGGCCCCAACGCTTGGCCCCCAAGGCCGTCACCGCCACCAACCGCACTGTGGCCTCCGAGTCTTGAGTTCCTTGCAGCAGGTGAGGCAACAAGGCGGGATGGGGCAAGCTGCCCAGGGCTTCCAAGGCGGCCCGCCGCAGGGGAGGCTGAGGAGAAGCGGCCCCAATCAGGAGGCCATTAATTGCGTCGGGGTGGTCAATTTGCCCGATCGCCTTGATCACCAAGGGCCCCCAATTTGGATCCGTGAGGTAAGGGTTCAGACAATCCAGCGCCACCGTTCGCAGTTGGGGCGATCGCTCTGCCAATTTACCCAAGGCCTCGATCGCCGCTGCCTGCACGGAGGGATCAGGCGCGATCGAGAGCAGATTCACCAGCGATTGCACCGCCGCCGGGTCGTCAAACTCTCCCAAGGCCCTGGCCACAAACCAGCATTGCTCTAAATCCAGCGCTTCATCGGTCAGCAACGCCACCAGAGCCGGAATCGCAGACTTGCCAATGGTTTTGAGCTGCCCGATCGCCTGCCAGCGCTCATAGAAATCCCCATCCGCCAAAGTCGCCAGCGCCTGATTTAACACTGGATTGCTCACTGGCTCCAGCACCTGATCTAGCGGTTGACCGGGCAGTTGTCCCAACTCCTGCTCTTGATGGTGATTCAATGGCATAGCCAACCGTTTCTGGATTGAAATGTCTGGATTAAGCTCTTGGAACCTAATCGCTTCTCAGCTTAACCGCCCCTATTGACCTATCTCTCCACTGAACTCTCTGGCAGCCATAATTTTGAAACCGTAGCAAGAGCAGTTCTGAACGATGGTAACCCTGCAAGACGCACAACAGCAGATGGGAGCAGTATGGGATCCCGCCGTGGCCGAGGGGCAAGTGCCCGCCCATTTCGGCAACGATCCGGGGGCGATCGCGGCGGTCACGACGGGGGTGGCCCTGGTGGATCGATCGCACTGGGCCCTGTTGCAATTAACAGGGGACGATCGAGCCTTGTTTTTACATAACCAAAGCACCGCCAACATCAAAACTCTGCAACCGGGCCAGGGTTGCCAAACCGTGTTGGTGACCTCCACCGCTCGCACCCTGGACTTGGCCATGGTGGCCGTGACGGCGGAAGCGCTGGATTTATTGGTGTCGCCGGGGATGGGGCCAACCCTGTTTCGCTGGCTCGATCGCTACATCTTCCCCGCCGATCGGGTCGCCCTCGCGGATATTAGCGGTCAATTCGCGATTTTCAGCCTTGTGGGGCCCCAAAGTGCCCTTTGTTTGCAACAGTTGGGGGCGACCCTTGACGACATTTCAGCCCTGGAACCCTTTGCCCACCAGACCATGATCCTGGCTCAGGATGTGTCTGTGCGGGTGCAACGGAGCAGCGGTCTGGCCACCGATGGCTATACCCTTTGGGTGAGCAACGATCGAGCCGGTGACCTGTGGCAGGCGATCGCCCAAGCGGGAGCCATTCCCCTGGGCGAACAGGCCTGGGAACAGTTGCGGATCACCGAAGGGCGACCGGCAGTGGGCCATGAGTTGACGGAAGATTACAACCCTCTAGAAGCAGGGCTATGGACAGCCGTTTCCTTTAACAAAGGCTGCTACATCGGCCAAGAAACGATCGCCCGCCTGAACACCTACAACGGCGTGAAGCTGAACCTTTGGGGATTTCGACTGCCTCGGGTGATCGCCACCCCCTGTCCGATTTTGCAAGCGGATCAGAAAGTGGGAACCCTCACCAGTTGTGTGGCCACCGAAAACGGGGCGATCGGGCTGGGCTATTTGCGCACCAAAGTGGGCGGCGCGGGCTTAAGCGTCATGATTGACCATTGCCCCACCGACGCGATCGACCTGCCCTTCATCACACGCGAACTGGCCAACACCATCGATCATTAGCGATCGTTACATTGCAATCATTGCCACTACTGGCGGGCGATCGGCCCCAAGTAGCGCTGGAGATGTGGGGAAAAGACCTCAAAAATCAGCGTGAGGGGCTGATTTCGATGCCAAAACAGGTAATGTCGCCCCCAGAGCGGCCCCGACTCTCCAAATGCGGCCTCTAGGGCCGCCGATCGCCCATAGCAAATTCCCCGCACATCGCGGTAAAGTTCCGTACGCAACCGAGCCAGACTGGCCCAGATGGGCAGCGATCGATTTTGCAAATACTCATCCACATGGCTGGCTTCCCACCAAGACGTGGCATAGGCCAACCGCTGGCCGGAAGCCGTCCGTAACCAAACCTGGCGACGTAATCGCGGCCCCGGAACCATTTCGATCGCCTCCGGGGCCCCATCCCCCGCCGGCCCCACCACCGACATATCAATCACATCCACCTCGGTTGGTTCTCCCGTCAGCAATTGCAGGTGGCGAGTGGGTGACCCATCTCCCAACAACAACATTTGCCAAGGGGGAGCCAAAAAATGGTGAGGTAAGCCCTGCTGCACAACGGTTTCATCCCCTTGCCAGGTGGGTTTCAGCCGATGCCAATCCCCATGGGATCCCAGCTCGATCGAGGGGCGATCGACGGGGGGCTGAGGTGCAGATAAATCCGCTTGTCGATCAGTAACGCTAGCAGTCAAGGTCTTTGCATTTCTTAACTTTTCTCGATCCTAACACTCACCTAAAGAAAAGGGACTGAAGCACCACCCTCGTGATGCGGCTTTCAGCATCTCCCCTGGAATTTCTGGAATTTAAGGACGCGGCGGGTCTCGATCGATTTAAGAGTCCCGTTCATCCTATCGAGAGCCTGAGTCGCAATCCTTGAGTCGCAATCTTGAGCCACAACTCTGAGCCGGAGATTATGAAAAACCGGATCACTGAAAATCAATGATCCGGTCGCAGGTTATGAGCTGAGGACGCTCAAGCCAGGTTTCAAAGTGCTCTGGATGAAGTCCAATCTGGAATTCGATGCGGATGGCGGGACTCGAACCCGCAAGGCAAAGCCACACGCCCCTCAAACGTGCGCGTATACCAATTCCGCCACATCCGCAGGTGATTCACTGATGATGCTGGCGTGAGTTTTTGGGGGTATTGCTGAACCCAACTGAGGATGTTGGGGGCAAATTATTGTTACCCGTCAAACCAGCCGTAGCAGTATAGCATTCTTCGATCGTTTTGTTGAGCCTTGGCTGAGGTTCATCAACAGATTCATGCAGATCAGGATACACATCGGGATGCAGATTGGGATGGTGCTGGAGCCAAGATCGAAGAATTGGGCTAGATACTGAATCAAATTCAATCAGTGTCAAATTCAATCGGTATCGAGCATCGAGCCAAATCTTGAGCCAAACACCAAATCTTGAGCCAAATCCAAATATTGATTGAGCCAAATCTTGAGCCGAGATTGGACGAGATCCCAAACGAGATCCCAAAGGATCCAGCACAAGCGCCACCCTCGGCCCGATTTCCCCAGACTCCGCCGCCCGATCGCCCGCAGGCCACCCACGATGATAGGATTGGCTACCGCGCCCCACCTGCGATCGTACGACAATGCGCTTTTCAAAAGTCCTGATTGCCAACCGTGGAGAAATCGCCGTTCGGGTAATCCGAGCCTGCGAAGAACTGGGAATTTCCACTGTGGCTGTTCACTCCACTGCCGATCGACAAGCCCTGCACGTGCAGCTTGCCGACGAAGCCGTTTGCATCGGCGACGCAGCCAGCAGCAAAAGCTATCTGAACATTCCCAACATCATCGCTGCCGCTCTCACCCACAACGCCACGGCCATTCACCCGGGTTACGGTTTTTTGGCAGAAAACGCAAAATTTGTCGAGATTTGTAACGATCACCAAATTGCCTTCATTGGCCCCTCGCCGGCCGCGATTCGGGCCATGGGCGACAAGTCCACCGCCAAGGAAACCATGCAACGGGCCGGCGTGCCCACGGTTCCCGGCAGCGAAGGACTGGTGCAAAACGAAGAATCGGCCCTGGAGCTGGCCAATGAGATTGGCTATCCCGTGATGATTAAGGCCACGGCGGGTGGTGGCGGTCGCGGAATGCGTTTGGTGCGCAGTGCGGAAGAGTTGCCCAAGCTGTTCCAAGCGGCCCAAGGGGAAGCGGAAGCGGCCTTTGGCAACCCGGGCCTCTACATTGAGAAATTCATTGAACGGCCGCGGCACATTGAGTTCCAAATTTTGGCCGATAGCCATGGCAACGTGATCCACCTGGGTGAGCGGGATTGTTCCATTCAGCGCCGCCACCAAAAGCTCCTGGAAGAAGCGCCCAGCCCTGTGTTGAATCCGGAGTTGCGGGAAAAAATGGGCAGCGCGGCCGTGGCAGCGGCCAAGTCGATCGACTATGTGGGCGCAGGAACGGTGGAGTTTCTGGTGGATCGATCGAGCAATTTCTATTTTATGGAAATGAACACCCGCATTCAGGTTGAACATCCAGTCACGGAAATGGTTTGCGGCCTGGACTTGATCGCTGAACAGTTGCGGATTGCCCAAGGGGAAAAACTGCGCCTCACCCAAGATCAGGTTCAGTTGCGCGGCCATGCGATCGAATGTCGAATTAATGCGGAAGATCCTGATCAAAATTTCCGCCCTTGCCCCGGTCGAATTGGGGCCTATTTGCCGCCGGGTGGCCCGGGGGTGCGGATCGATTCCCACGTTTATCCCGATTATGAAATTCCGGTCTACTACGATTCTTTGATTGGCAAATTGATTGTTTGGGGCCCCGACCGCTCCAGCGCGATCGCCCGGATGAAGCGTGCCCTGCGCGAATGTGCCATCACCGGGGTGAACACCACGATTGGTTTTCACCAAAAAATCATGGAATCGCCGGAGTTTATTGGCGGCGAAGTTTATACCAATTTTGTTGAAGAGTGGATGAGCAAAAATAAAAAGCGCTAGTCAAGCGCTAATCAAGCGCTAATCCTAACCCCTGAATTGCTGACCACCTTCCTAACCTGTTTCGGAGTCAACCATGGGCGACCATTGGATGGATTGGGCCACGGTGATTGGCTATGTGGGATTCACACTATTCATCATGTGGCAAATTGTGACCCGATCGAAGTAGCATCCCTATGCTGTTCAAGAAGTTCTGGCTCTAAAATTGTGTAAAGGTTAACTAACAGACACTTGGCTATGAGTCTCAAAAATTTTCAAGCTGAAGTTATGCGCCTAGCGGGTGAAGCTGAGCAAATGCAGCGATCGCCGCGAGAGGGTAAACCAGAAGATGCTACCAAAAGCCGTTTATTAGAGCCTTTGCTCAATGCTTTGGGCTATACGCCCGAGTGTCGTACTCCAGAAGGAAAGATCAAAAGTCTAATTCGCACTACCACTTGGGTTGATTATTTGCTCAAGCCTGAAGCTGGTACTAGACCTGTGCTGATGTTTGAGGCGAAAAGTCTGTGGGATAAGGATATTTGGGAAAGCAATAAGCAGCAGGTTTTGGATTATTTGCGCGATTACAGCTTGGATATTGCTAATGATCAGCCTGTGTTATGGATTGTTCTATCAAATTTTCGAGAATGGTATGTGTTGCGGTTGCAAGACAAGACACCATTCTGGCAGTTTAAGATTGAGAATTTGCAAAATGATCCTGAGTTGGGAGAACGGCTTTATAGTTGTTTAGCTAGGGAGAATTTACGCGGTGATCGCCTAACAGCTTACTATACAGAAAATACCAGAGAAGGCTTGGGCGCAAGGTTTCTAGCCGATTTAAAAATTTGGCGAGCAATTTTGGCGAATGGAATTAAAGCTTCACAGCCTGGGCTAAGTCTAGATCGAGTTAGAGAAGCTTCACAGGTAATTCTCAATCGTTTTTTGTTGATTCGATTATTGGAAGCCTATAGTTCCGAAATGCCCTATAACTATTTAGGGAGAATTTATTACAATTGGCAAGAAACTTTTCCTGATTTGCCCTTTATCGAAGAGCTGCGTAAGGGATTTCGGAATACTTGGGTGGGCTATAATACGGAGCTTTTTCATCCCTCTTGGGTGGATGAGT
This window contains:
- the hmpF gene encoding pilus motility taxis protein HmpF; the encoded protein is MLYLAEVVQKRGLMGSKSELKLLACQKGEQWSAITNEDPIASDDASNYKDGALVLVDAIGSGADRKVKNIQEGARQIVSLLQSYSRQQEKNKSQEEEIQQWMESLTYQSQELNRREQELDERREKLEQLEQELRQLDRQRQEVQQARESADRLNQEVQHKRQEIEQAQHALRAQQEQLNQERLAMQQQLAQSAGLDAQQAAQLQHLLQQAASSVVAMDYLQSAVETCLQITAAQESLLNHAPAAEPTLSPEVRDWITSETQTLAAAWQDWYAQRDDLDRARAEWRAQQTALELHQQQLSAVEGQLATQRSLQTLLEQAANGDGHSDAAQRVDRAALEAMPIGELQELTAQLQRDLEKLSRLVSDEEEELSAKRQAIEELQGQINSANEYDRIQLEANLADERDGCQMLEETLVGQRRNLQEREEVLHAHKTVLNKRQGLTAPRTEGGVDLSPLLDRVTQDLQALEELQAQLRDRISTLESTVQEAEMTVNQRHGDVQAQLQILQDRERELQSKQIEAITQGSQGGDTLTQPMSEQVSGLRQHLEALLTNLTQATDTTQAQQATIGQMQQIVASLSK
- a CDS encoding folate-binding protein YgfZ produces the protein MVTLQDAQQQMGAVWDPAVAEGQVPAHFGNDPGAIAAVTTGVALVDRSHWALLQLTGDDRALFLHNQSTANIKTLQPGQGCQTVLVTSTARTLDLAMVAVTAEALDLLVSPGMGPTLFRWLDRYIFPADRVALADISGQFAIFSLVGPQSALCLQQLGATLDDISALEPFAHQTMILAQDVSVRVQRSSGLATDGYTLWVSNDRAGDLWQAIAQAGAIPLGEQAWEQLRITEGRPAVGHELTEDYNPLEAGLWTAVSFNKGCYIGQETIARLNTYNGVKLNLWGFRLPRVIATPCPILQADQKVGTLTSCVATENGAIGLGYLRTKVGGAGLSVMIDHCPTDAIDLPFITRELANTIDH
- the accC gene encoding acetyl-CoA carboxylase biotin carboxylase subunit translates to MRFSKVLIANRGEIAVRVIRACEELGISTVAVHSTADRQALHVQLADEAVCIGDAASSKSYLNIPNIIAAALTHNATAIHPGYGFLAENAKFVEICNDHQIAFIGPSPAAIRAMGDKSTAKETMQRAGVPTVPGSEGLVQNEESALELANEIGYPVMIKATAGGGGRGMRLVRSAEELPKLFQAAQGEAEAAFGNPGLYIEKFIERPRHIEFQILADSHGNVIHLGERDCSIQRRHQKLLEEAPSPVLNPELREKMGSAAVAAAKSIDYVGAGTVEFLVDRSSNFYFMEMNTRIQVEHPVTEMVCGLDLIAEQLRIAQGEKLRLTQDQVQLRGHAIECRINAEDPDQNFRPCPGRIGAYLPPGGPGVRIDSHVYPDYEIPVYYDSLIGKLIVWGPDRSSAIARMKRALRECAITGVNTTIGFHQKIMESPEFIGGEVYTNFVEEWMSKNKKR
- a CDS encoding HEAT repeat domain-containing protein, whose protein sequence is MPLNHHQEQELGQLPGQPLDQVLEPVSNPVLNQALATLADGDFYERWQAIGQLKTIGKSAIPALVALLTDEALDLEQCWFVARALGEFDDPAAVQSLVNLLSIAPDPSVQAAAIEALGKLAERSPQLRTVALDCLNPYLTDPNWGPLVIKAIGQIDHPDAINGLLIGAASPQPPLRRAALEALGSLPHPALLPHLLQGTQDSEATVRLVAVTALGAKRWGHSPVAQETIAQTLTQLLSDPAASVAEAAALALSHWGHESARAALVAAWERRQLPPALVVRLLAQMGLPSALAALGERLPQGETELLLGGIVAIAQHHSSDQTYQRRVAHLLLDWLDRPLAPFTDGAVQGALIEALGNLRVAAAFDRLLPRLCDRPDQSPTLALQVLAALRQIDPQQGADRLAAWIDQAAAQQATVTARQGLQEWQAIAQAAQDGATMPFA
- a CDS encoding chorismate lyase, coding for MELGSHGDWHRLKPTWQGDETVVQQGLPHHFLAPPWQMLLLGDGSPTRHLQLLTGEPTEVDVIDMSVVGPAGDGAPEAIEMVPGPRLRRQVWLRTASGQRLAYATSWWEASHVDEYLQNRSLPIWASLARLRTELYRDVRGICYGRSAALEAAFGESGPLWGRHYLFWHRNQPLTLIFEVFSPHLQRYLGPIARQ